Genomic segment of Candidatus Deferrimicrobium sp.:
AAAACGGGGACAGCACGGGATTGTCGAAGTACCGGGCGATCACCTTCGCGATCAGGTCGCGGGTGCGCTTTCCGCCCTCTCCGTGGGAAAGAAGGATCTTGTCGTGCATCGTGGGCCTACTGGGCTCCGTATTTGTAATATGCCGCGCAGCTCCCTTCGCTGCTGACCATGCACGGGCCGTACGGCTCCTCCGGCACGCACGCCTTCCCGAAAAGGGGGCAATCGACCGGCAGGATCTTCCCCTTGAGCACATCGCCGCAGCGGCAGGCGGAACCCTCCGGCGCGAAGACGACGGGGGCGTCGAACTTCCTCTCGGCGTCGAAGGAGGCGTACCGGTCGGCGATCCGCAGGCCCGATCCCGGGATGACGCCGATCCCGCGCCACCCCGTGTCGCACGGGACAAAGACGTCGCGGATCAGATCCTGCGCCTTCCGGTTCCCGGTGGAGGTGGCCACGCGGGAATACTCGTTCTCCACGCGGGCGATACCCTCCTTTTTCTGCCGCAGCAGCATCGAGATCCCCATCAGGATGTCGAGCGGCTCGAAGCCGGCGACCACGCACGGGATGCCGTACCGCCGCGCGACCGGCAGGTAGGCGTCCGTTCCGATGACGACGGAGACGTGGGCGGGGCAGAGGAAACCTTCGATGCGGACCTCGGGATCCGCGGCTAGGACCCCCATCGCCTCCGGGATCGTGCGCACGGACGCCAGGACGGAGAAGTTCTTCAGGCCGCGCTCCGCCGCCGTCCTGATGGCGCCGCCGATGGCGGGCGCCGTCGTCTCGAAGCCCACGCCGAGGAAGACGACCTCCCGGTCCGGCATGGCGGCGGCCAGCGTCACCGCGTCGAGCGGCGAATAAACGACGCGGACCTCCAGCCCCGCCCCTTTTTCCTTCTCGAGAGAGGAGGTTTTCCCCGGCACCCGCAGCATGTCGCCGAAGGAGGCGAGCAGGGCGCCCCGCTTCCTGCCCAGCGCGATCGCGGCGTCGATGTATCCGTCGGGGGTGACGCAGACCGGGCATCCCGGGCCCGAGAGCATCGTCACGACGCCCGACAGCAGCGGCCGGATCCCGCAGCGCGCGATCGCCACGGTGTGGGTGCCGCAAACCTCCATCAGTCGGACGGGGGCGTCTCCCGCGTCGCGCCGGATCCGCGCGACCAGCGCCTTTGCGGTCGCCGGGTCGCGGAAGTCGTCAATGTATTTAATGTTGCGGTTCATGAATTGCGGCATTACGTCGCATCCGCGATCTCCCGGAACAGGGCAAGCGTCTGCTCCGCCTCCTCCTCGGAGAGTTTCTCGATCGCGAAGCCGGCGTGGACGATCACCCACTCCCCGACGGAGACGTCGTCGATGAGCATCACGGAGATCTCCCGCCGGACGCCCCCCAGCTCCACGACCGCGGCCCCGGCGCTGGTTCCCAGGATCCTCGCGGGAATTCCGAGGCACATGTTCCTACCCCCCTGCGACCTGCTCGGCCGCGTAAAACGCCTGCCCGAGCGAGATCCCGCCGTCGTTCGCCGGGACCTGCCGGTGGATCAGCGGTGAAAGCTTCCGCTT
This window contains:
- a CDS encoding HypC/HybG/HupF family hydrogenase formation chaperone, translated to MCLGIPARILGTSAGAAVVELGGVRREISVMLIDDVSVGEWVIVHAGFAIEKLSEEEAEQTLALFREIADAT
- the hypD gene encoding hydrogenase formation protein HypD, with translation MKYIDDFRDPATAKALVARIRRDAGDAPVRLMEVCGTHTVAIARCGIRPLLSGVVTMLSGPGCPVCVTPDGYIDAAIALGRKRGALLASFGDMLRVPGKTSSLEKEKGAGLEVRVVYSPLDAVTLAAAMPDREVVFLGVGFETTAPAIGGAIRTAAERGLKNFSVLASVRTIPEAMGVLAADPEVRIEGFLCPAHVSVVIGTDAYLPVARRYGIPCVVAGFEPLDILMGISMLLRQKKEGIARVENEYSRVATSTGNRKAQDLIRDVFVPCDTGWRGIGVIPGSGLRIADRYASFDAERKFDAPVVFAPEGSACRCGDVLKGKILPVDCPLFGKACVPEEPYGPCMVSSEGSCAAYYKYGAQ